Proteins encoded by one window of Conger conger chromosome 1, fConCon1.1, whole genome shotgun sequence:
- the LOC133140339 gene encoding antizyme inhibitor 2-like has translation MVTPPANGIQKMTFDNEAELVKIAQCCENSRLLVFRIAVDDSGSIFSMSKKFEAKLERCPALLKQAKKLGLDVIGVSFHVGSYCMTPVAYTKAITNARNVFDLAMAVDINKALDKYFPISTGVQIISEPGRFFPLSAYMLAVNVIGKRVDMEKSADDGEFAL, from the exons ATGGTTACGCCGCCTGCCAATGGGATCCAGAAGATGACCTTTGACAACGAGGCCGAGCTTGTTAAGATCGCCCAATGCTGTGAAAATTCCAGATT gctGGTCTTCCGCATTGCCGTGGATGACTCGGGTTCCATTTTCTCAATGAGCAAAAAGTTTGAGGCGAAGCTGGAGAGATGCCCGGCGCTCCTGAAGCAAGCAAAGAAGCTGGGGCTGGATGTCATCGGGGTCAGCTTCCACGTGGGCAGCTACTGCATGACCCCAGTGGCCTACACGAAGGCCATCACAAATGCCCGTAACGTCTTTGACCTGGCG ATGGCGGTTGACATAAACAAAGCACTGGACAAGTACTTCCCCATCAGCACCGGAGTCCAAATAATCAGCGAGCCAGGTCGCTTCTTCCCATTGTCAGCCTACATGCTGGCTGTGAATGTCATCGGTAAGAGGGTGGACATGGAGAAGTCAGCTGATGATGGTGAGTTTGCTCTGTAA
- the LOC133140281 gene encoding ornithine decarboxylase 1-like has translation MTSFTPADFEFTFLEEGLCVQDFIEHKMKVSDSEDAFFVGDLGDVLQKHLRWVRAMPRVTPFYAVKCCDSRDVVMTLATLGTGFDCASKTEIQLVQSLGVDPSRIIYANPCKQMSHMKYASAHGVQMMTFDSVGELMKVAHCYENPKLVLRIAVNDAGSMFAMSNKFGAKLERCPLLLEQARELGLDVIGVSFHVGSGCTDPEAYSQAISDARRVFDMGAELGYNMTLLDIGGGFPGSDDSKLKFEEFTAVINPALDKHFPAHSGVRVIAEPGRYYVSSAYTLAVNIIAKKVEIEEKMACDDEGDGANKRTLMYYVNDGIHGSFLAILFGTSYLPSLYKKLKPDERLYHCKIWGQTCDGTDCIVEQCILPDLQVGEWLLFHNMGAYTVTVSSTFNGFQKPEVHYIISRRAWQWIQQISAQGLPVSMKEACPSRTPPCCVRESSLELLAKPCL, from the exons ATGACTTCTTTCACTCCAGCAGACTTTGAATTCACTTTCCTGGAGGAGGGGCTTTGTGTCCAGGACTTCATTGAGCATAAGAtgaaggtgagt GACTCTGAAGATGCCTTCTTTGTGGGGGACCTGGGGGACGTGCTGCAGAAGCACCTGAGGTGGGTGCGTGCCATGCCTCGCGTCACGCCCTTCTACGCCGTCAAGTGCTGCGACAGCCGAGACGTTGTCATGACGCTTGCTACCCTGGGGACGGGGTTCGACTGCGCCAGCAAG ACTGAGATCCAGCTGGTGCAGTCTCTCGGGGTGGACCCCAGCAGGATCATCTACGCCAACCCCTGCAAGCAGATGTCCCACATGAAGTACGCCTCTGCCCACGGGGTCCAGATGATGACCTTCGACAGCGTGGGGGAGCTAATGAAGGTCGCCCATTGCTATGAAAACCCCAA gctgGTCCTCCGCATAGCCGTGAATGATGCAGGTTCCATGTTCGCAATGAGCAACAAATTTGGGGCAAAGCTGGAGAGATGCCCTCTGCTCCTGGAGCAGGCCCGGGAGCTGGGCCTCGACGTCATCGGGGTTAGCTTCCATGTGGGCAGTGGCTGCACTGACCCAGAGGCCTACAGCCAGGCCATCTCAGACGCCCGCCGTGTCTTCGACATGGGG GCAGAGCTGGGCTACAACATGACTCTTCTGGACATTGGCGGGGGATTCCCTGGGTCTGACGACTCCAAGCTGAAGTTTGAGGAG TTCACAGCAGTTATAAACCCAGCACTGGATAAGCACTTTCCAGCCCACTCTGGGGTCCGAGTAATCGCAGAGCCAGGCCGCTACTATGTGTCTTCAGCCTACACGCTGGCCGTCAACATCATCGCAAAGAAAGTGGAGATTGAGGAGAAGATGGCCTGTGATG ATGAAGGTGATGGGGCCAACAAGAGGACCTTGATGTACTATGTGAATGACGGGATCCATGGCTCGTTCCTCGCCATCCTTTTTGGCACCAGCTATTTGCCAAGTCTGTACAAG AAACTCAAGCCGGACGAGCGCTTGTACCACTGCAAAATCTGGGGCCAGACCTGTGATGGGACAGACTGCATTGTGGAGCAGTGCATCCTGCCGGACCTgcag GTGGGCGAATGGCTGCTGTTCCACAACATGGGGGCCTACACTGTGACCGTATCCTCCACCTTCAACGGCTTCCAGAAGCCTGAAGTCCACTATATCATTTCCCGGAGAGCGTG GCAGTGGATCCAGCAGATCTCCGCTCAGGGGCTCCCCGTTTCAATGAAAGAGGCCTGTCCCAGCCGTACCCCACCCTGCTGTGTACGAGAGAGCAGCCTGGAGCTTCTGGCCAAGCCCTGCCTTTGA
- the LOC133140234 gene encoding ornithine decarboxylase-like, which produces MNSSTPADFDLTFLEEGFSAQEQDACRSPQPEFEIHDSEDAFFVGDLGDVLQKHLRWVSNHVTRAMPRVTPFYAVKCNNRRAVVMTLAALGTGFDCASKTEIQLVQSLGVDPSRIIYANPGKQMSRMKYASAHGVQMMTFDSEGELMKVACCYENPKLVLCIAVNDAGSMYTMNNKFGAKLERCPLLLEQARELGLDVIGVSFHVGSGCTDPEAYSQAISDARRVFDMGINPALDNPALDKHFPAHSGVRVIAEPGRYYVSSAYMLAVSIIVKKVEIEEKMACDDEGDGANKRTLMYYVNDGINGSFYNILFGARYMPSLHKKPKPDERTYPCSIWGPTCNRLDRIVEQCILPDLQVGEWLLFHNIGAYTIACSTTFNVFQKPDIHYVMSRSAWQWIQQISAQGLPAPVEESCPSRTPSCCRRESSLELLAKPCL; this is translated from the exons ATGAACTCTTCCACTCCAGCAGACTTTGACCTCACTTTTCTGGAGGAGGGGTTTTCTGCCCAGGAGCAGGACGCTTGCAGATCTCCCCAACCAGAATTTGAGATCCAC GACTCTGAAGATGCCTTCTTTGTGGGGGACCTGGGGGACGTGCTGCAGAAGCACCtgaggtgggtgt ctaaccatgttacACGTGCCATGCCTCGCGTCACGCCCTTCTACGCCGTCAAGTGCAACAACCGCCGAGCCGTTGTCATGACGCTTGCTGCCCTGGGGACGGGGTTTGACTGCGCCAGCAAG ACTGAGATCCAGCTGGTGCAGTCTCTCGGGGTGGACCCCAGCAGGATCATCTACGCCAACCCCGGCAAGCAGATGTCCCGCATGAAGTACGCCTCTGCCCACGGGGTCCAGATGATGACCTTCGACAGCGAGGGGGAGCTCATGAAGGTAGCCTGTTGCTATGAAAACCCTAA gctgGTCCTCTGCATTGCCGTGAATGATGCAGGTTCCATGTACACAATGAACAACAAGTTTGGGGCAAAGCTGGAGAGATGCCCTCTGCTCCTGGAGCAGGCGCGGGAGCTGGGCCTCGACGTCATCGGGGTTAGCTTCCATGTGGGCAGTGGCTGCACTGACCCAGAGGCCTACAGCCAGGCCATCTCAGACGCCCGCCGTGTCTTCGACATGGGG ATTAACCCAGCACTGGATAACCCAGCACTGGATAAGCACTTTCCAGCCCACTCTGGGGTCCGAGTAATCGCAGAGCCAGGCCGCTACTATGTGTCTTCAGCCTACATGCTGGCCGTCAGCATCATCGTAAAGAAAGTGGAGATTGAGGAGAAGATGGCCTGTGATG ATGAAGGTGATGGGGCCAACAAGAGGACCTTGATGTACTACGTGAATGACGGGATCAATGGCTCGTTCTACAACATCCTTTTTGGCGCCAGATATATGCCAAGTCTGCACAAG AAACCCAAGCCGGACGAGCGCACGTACCCCTGCAGCATCTGGGGCCCGACCTGTAACAGGCTGGACCGCATTGTGGAGCAGTGCATCCTGCCAGACCTGCAGGTGGGCGAATGGCTGCTGTTCCACAACATAGGGGCCTACACCATAGCCTGCTCCACCACCTTCAACGTCTTCCAGAAGCCTGACATCCACTATGTGATGTCACGGAGCGCATG GCAGTGGATCCAGCAGATCTCCGCTCAGGGGCTGCCCGCCCCCGTGGAAGAGTCCTGTCCCAGCCGTACCCCATCCTGCTGCAGACGGGAGAGCAGCCTGGAGCTTCTGGCCAAGCCCTGCCTTTGA